One genomic window of Desulfovibrio legallii includes the following:
- a CDS encoding hydrogenase-4 component E, protein MDTLLQSCLFLLVLSNFLMLGTRRVAGMTRLTALQGLLLAALLLSLDHSLLAGAVLLIKGALLPGLLWRTQSRLPAAALICPARRVGLCVLAGMAGLAFAIWLDGKLVMPQGLFPPMLLPAGLTTVFCGLILIVGRIKAITQVIGYLVAENGIFLLGVPLMTAGTVWFELALLLDVFVAVFVMGIAINHISDSFASIDVAGFRSLRD, encoded by the coding sequence ATGGACACGCTGCTGCAATCCTGCCTTTTTCTATTGGTGCTCAGCAACTTTCTCATGCTGGGCACGCGGCGCGTGGCGGGCATGACGCGCCTGACGGCCCTGCAGGGACTGTTGCTGGCCGCCCTGTTGCTGAGTCTGGACCACAGCCTGCTGGCCGGGGCCGTGCTGCTCATCAAGGGCGCGCTGCTGCCCGGCCTGCTCTGGCGCACCCAAAGCCGCCTGCCCGCCGCCGCGCTGATTTGTCCGGCCCGCCGCGTGGGCCTCTGCGTACTGGCGGGCATGGCCGGGCTGGCCTTTGCCATCTGGCTGGACGGCAAACTTGTCATGCCGCAGGGCCTGTTTCCGCCCATGCTCCTGCCGGCCGGCCTGACCACAGTGTTCTGCGGGCTCATCCTTATTGTGGGCCGCATCAAAGCCATTACCCAGGTTATTGGCTATCTGGTGGCGGAAAACGGCATTTTTTTGCTGGGCGTGCCCCTCATGACCGCGGGCACGGTGTGGTTTGAACTGGCCCTGCTGCTGGACGTGTTTGTGGCCGTGTTTGTCATGGGCATAGCCATCAACCACATCAGCGATTCCTTCGCCTCCATCGACGTGGCGGGCTTCCGCAGTCTGCGGGACTAG
- a CDS encoding 4Fe-4S dicluster domain-containing protein, translating to MLRIIRERLHQKYRTLDYPRRQPALSPRFLGRPVLTPVDCGPCRVCLDICPTGALLPTLGAEDGAPTLDMGRCTFCGACRDACPKGAIAFTGEHRLASFTREGLLVRPGVAAAKQEAAHNAPPAAREKFALFRRSLKLRQVSAGGCNACEADCNVLTTLVYDLGRFGIDFVASPRHADGLAVTGPVTENMRLALLDTYAALPEPRLVLAVGACAISGGLFRHAPQCNKGVSNLLPVDLFIPGCPPNPWTILDGLLSLRG from the coding sequence ATGCTGCGCATCATCAGGGAACGTCTGCACCAGAAATACCGCACGCTGGACTACCCCCGGCGTCAGCCCGCGCTTTCGCCCCGCTTTCTGGGGCGGCCCGTGCTTACGCCGGTGGACTGCGGCCCTTGCCGAGTCTGCCTGGATATCTGCCCCACGGGCGCGCTGCTGCCCACCCTGGGGGCCGAGGACGGCGCCCCCACGCTGGACATGGGCCGCTGCACCTTCTGCGGGGCCTGCCGCGACGCCTGCCCCAAGGGAGCCATTGCGTTTACGGGCGAACACCGCCTAGCCTCATTCACCCGCGAGGGCCTGCTGGTGCGGCCCGGCGTTGCCGCTGCGAAACAGGAGGCGGCCCACAATGCGCCGCCGGCCGCGCGAGAAAAGTTTGCCCTCTTCCGCCGGTCGCTCAAACTACGGCAGGTCAGCGCCGGGGGCTGCAACGCCTGTGAGGCGGACTGCAACGTGCTCACCACCCTGGTCTACGATCTGGGCCGCTTCGGCATTGATTTTGTGGCCTCCCCGCGCCACGCGGACGGCCTGGCCGTCACGGGCCCGGTTACGGAAAACATGCGCCTGGCCCTGCTGGACACCTACGCCGCCCTGCCGGAACCGCGCCTGGTGCTGGCCGTGGGCGCGTGCGCCATTTCCGGCGGCCTGTTCCGCCACGCGCCCCAGTGCAACAAAGGAGTCAGCAATCTCCTGCCCGTGGACCTGTTCATTCCGGGCTGCCCGCCCAATCCCTGGACCATCCTGGATGGCCTGCTCTCCCTGCGGGGATAG
- the gmd gene encoding GDP-mannose 4,6-dehydratase, producing MKKALITGITGQDGAYLAEFLLRKGYEVHGIKRRASLFNTDRIDHLYQDPHASARHFILHYGDLSDSSNLVRLMQEVRPDEVYNLAAQSHVQVSFESPEYTADVDALGTLRLLEAIRIAGLTGTTRFYQASTSELFGLVQEVPQTEKTPFYPRSPYACAKLYAYWITVNYREAYGMYACNGILFNHESPVRGETFVTRKITRALSRMVLGLQDCCYLGNLNAKRDWGHARDYVEMQWLMLQQEKPDDFVIATGRQFSVRDFVNAAAAEMGLTLTWQGEGVDETGTVAAVDPDRLRRAAGNRQGLECRLKPGDVIVRVDPRYFRPTEVETLLGDPAKAKQKLGWEPKTTFEVMVAEMAREDLGLSMRDALCQVAGFKTFSHNE from the coding sequence ATGAAAAAAGCGCTCATTACCGGCATCACCGGCCAGGACGGGGCCTATCTCGCGGAATTTCTGCTGCGTAAGGGCTATGAGGTGCACGGCATCAAACGTCGCGCATCACTGTTCAATACGGACCGCATCGACCATCTGTATCAGGATCCGCACGCCAGTGCGCGGCACTTTATCCTGCACTACGGCGACCTGAGCGATTCCAGCAATCTTGTGCGCCTGATGCAGGAGGTGCGCCCCGACGAAGTCTACAATCTGGCCGCCCAGAGCCATGTGCAGGTCTCCTTTGAATCGCCGGAATACACGGCGGACGTGGACGCCCTGGGCACGCTGCGCCTGCTTGAGGCCATCCGCATTGCCGGGCTCACGGGCACCACCCGTTTTTACCAGGCCTCCACTTCCGAACTGTTCGGCCTGGTGCAGGAAGTGCCGCAAACGGAAAAGACGCCCTTTTATCCCCGCTCGCCCTACGCCTGCGCCAAACTTTATGCCTACTGGATCACGGTCAATTACCGAGAGGCTTACGGCATGTATGCCTGCAATGGCATTCTGTTCAACCACGAATCGCCCGTCCGCGGCGAAACCTTTGTGACCCGCAAGATCACTCGCGCGCTTTCCCGTATGGTGCTGGGCCTGCAGGACTGCTGCTATCTGGGCAACCTCAACGCCAAGCGCGACTGGGGCCACGCCCGCGATTATGTGGAGATGCAGTGGCTCATGCTGCAGCAGGAAAAGCCTGATGATTTTGTGATCGCCACAGGGCGGCAATTTTCCGTGCGGGATTTTGTCAATGCCGCGGCAGCGGAAATGGGCCTGACCCTTACCTGGCAGGGCGAGGGCGTGGACGAAACAGGCACTGTGGCCGCCGTGGATCCGGACCGCCTGCGCCGGGCCGCCGGCAACCGGCAGGGGCTGGAATGCCGCCTCAAGCCCGGCGACGTCATTGTGCGGGTGGATCCGCGCTATTTCCGGCCCACGGAGGTGGAAACCCTGCTGGGCGACCCGGCCAAGGCCAAGCAGAAGCTGGGCTGGGAGCCCAAAACCACGTTTGAAGTCATGGTGGCGGAGATGGCCCGCGAAGACCTGGGTCTGAGCATGCGCGACGCCCTGTGCCAGGTGGCGGGCTTCAAGACGTTCAGCCACAATGAGTAG
- a CDS encoding respiratory chain complex I subunit 1 family protein: protein MNNAAVYLFQFALALLLAPLLPGIINRVKAVFAGRHGKPLLQTYYDLAKLLGKGEARSRTTTWIFAAAPAIGLAGALCALALLPLGGAVSPLAFTGDVLLAAYLLGMGRFALMLAALDTGSAFEGMGASREATFSALAEPVLFLAFMALTSLCLDLGRGTDTAFTLSAMFGGQTTSAWLRGNGALLLLPAIFFILLLVENCRIPVDDPNTHLELTMIHEVMVLDHSGPNLACILYGSALKLWFFAALTAGLLIPALPAWQQAGLRLVTVLLLAVIVGVVESVMARLRMERVPWLLGGAAVMAALALILIQAR, encoded by the coding sequence ATGAACAACGCCGCAGTCTATCTGTTTCAGTTTGCACTGGCCCTGCTGCTGGCCCCGCTCCTGCCCGGCATCATCAACCGGGTCAAAGCCGTCTTTGCCGGACGCCACGGCAAACCCCTGCTGCAGACCTACTACGACCTGGCCAAACTGCTGGGCAAGGGCGAGGCGCGCAGCCGCACCACCACCTGGATTTTTGCCGCCGCACCCGCCATTGGCCTGGCCGGCGCGCTCTGCGCTCTGGCCCTGCTGCCCCTGGGCGGTGCGGTCTCGCCCTTGGCCTTTACGGGCGACGTGCTGCTGGCGGCCTACCTGCTGGGCATGGGGCGCTTTGCCCTCATGCTGGCGGCCCTGGACACGGGCTCGGCCTTCGAGGGCATGGGCGCCAGCCGCGAAGCCACCTTTTCCGCTTTAGCGGAACCGGTCCTGTTTCTGGCCTTCATGGCCCTTACCAGCCTTTGTCTGGACCTGGGCCGGGGTACGGACACGGCCTTTACCCTCTCCGCCATGTTCGGCGGGCAGACCACCAGCGCGTGGCTCCGGGGCAACGGAGCCCTGCTCCTGTTGCCCGCCATCTTTTTCATCCTGCTGCTGGTGGAGAACTGCCGCATCCCGGTGGACGACCCCAACACCCATCTGGAACTGACCATGATCCATGAAGTCATGGTGCTGGACCACTCCGGCCCCAACCTGGCCTGCATCCTCTACGGATCAGCCCTCAAGCTCTGGTTTTTCGCCGCCCTGACGGCGGGCCTGCTCATCCCTGCCCTGCCCGCCTGGCAACAAGCCGGGCTGCGGCTCGTCACCGTGCTGCTGCTGGCCGTGATCGTGGGCGTGGTAGAATCGGTCATGGCCCGCCTGCGCATGGAACGGGTGCCCTGGCTGCTGGGCGGCGCGGCGGTCATGGCCGCTCTGGCCCTTATCCTGATTCAGGCGAGGTGA
- a CDS encoding proton-conducting transporter membrane subunit, translated as MLTALLFLPLVMGCLMLLWGRAVVCRLGLPLTALGHTVLTGSVAAAVARGEKPTALGGLLAPDPLGTLFLSLASLLFLAASVYAVHYLRDEERIGEHTNILDHGHFTNAPERRFTACLCFFLAAMTLVTVTPHMGAQWVGIEATTLSSAPLIYFHRHKSSLEATWKYLIICSVGIALALLGNILLAVAFHGAQGTTQGAEGMDQVGWFVRNAALAEPTWLKAAFVFLLVGYGAKMGLAPLHNWLPDAHSQAPSLVSALLSGALLNCAMLGMLRGHQIMLAAGLGGISSGMLTVLGLLSLATAAIFIVGQGHYKRMLAYSSVEHMGILALGVGVGGLAVSGAMLHAVCHSLVKCMLFLLSGNILARYHTYSSYDVRGMRWTMPVTAALWTAGFLAVAGSPPFGLFVSELLIFKGMLAAEQPWLAAAYLILLAVIFVGLSVSVLRMVQGNRPTDMPALRREAPCSVLPPLALGLAVLTLGLWIPNGLWNFLTRAAALIGG; from the coding sequence ATGCTGACGGCACTGCTTTTTCTCCCCCTGGTCATGGGCTGCCTCATGCTGCTCTGGGGCCGCGCCGTTGTCTGCCGTCTGGGCCTGCCCCTTACGGCCCTGGGCCACACCGTGCTGACCGGCTCCGTGGCTGCGGCCGTGGCGCGGGGCGAAAAGCCCACGGCCCTGGGCGGCCTGCTGGCCCCGGATCCGCTGGGCACGCTGTTCCTGAGCCTGGCCAGTCTGCTGTTTCTGGCGGCGTCAGTCTACGCCGTGCACTATCTGCGCGACGAAGAACGCATCGGCGAACACACCAACATCCTGGACCACGGTCACTTTACCAATGCGCCCGAACGCCGCTTTACCGCCTGTCTGTGTTTTTTTCTGGCGGCCATGACCTTGGTGACCGTCACGCCGCACATGGGCGCGCAGTGGGTGGGCATTGAGGCCACCACCCTTTCCAGCGCGCCGCTGATCTATTTCCACCGGCATAAAAGCTCGCTGGAAGCCACCTGGAAGTACCTGATCATCTGCTCCGTGGGCATTGCCCTGGCCCTGCTGGGCAACATCCTGCTGGCCGTGGCTTTTCACGGCGCGCAGGGCACGACGCAGGGCGCCGAGGGCATGGACCAGGTGGGCTGGTTTGTGCGCAACGCCGCCCTGGCGGAGCCCACCTGGCTCAAGGCGGCCTTTGTCTTTTTGCTGGTGGGCTATGGGGCCAAAATGGGCCTTGCCCCCCTGCACAACTGGCTGCCCGACGCGCACAGTCAGGCCCCCTCGTTGGTTTCCGCCCTGCTTTCCGGAGCGCTGCTCAACTGCGCCATGCTGGGCATGCTGCGCGGCCACCAGATCATGCTGGCCGCCGGTCTGGGCGGGATTTCCAGCGGCATGCTCACGGTCCTGGGCCTGCTTTCGCTGGCCACGGCCGCCATCTTTATTGTAGGCCAGGGGCACTACAAACGCATGCTGGCCTATTCCAGCGTGGAGCACATGGGCATTCTGGCCCTGGGCGTGGGCGTGGGGGGACTGGCCGTTTCCGGAGCCATGCTGCATGCGGTCTGCCATTCTCTGGTCAAGTGCATGCTCTTTTTGCTTTCCGGCAACATTCTGGCCCGCTACCACACCTATTCCAGCTACGACGTGCGCGGCATGCGCTGGACCATGCCCGTCACCGCCGCACTGTGGACCGCAGGTTTCCTGGCCGTAGCCGGTTCGCCGCCCTTTGGGCTGTTCGTCAGCGAGTTGCTCATCTTCAAGGGCATGCTGGCTGCGGAGCAACCCTGGCTGGCCGCCGCCTATCTGATCTTGCTGGCCGTCATTTTTGTGGGGCTTTCCGTTTCTGTGCTGCGCATGGTGCAGGGCAACCGGCCCACAGATATGCCCGCCCTGCGCCGGGAAGCGCCCTGCAGCGTGCTGCCGCCTCTGGCGCTGGGGCTGGCCGTGCTGACCCTGGGCCTGTGGATTCCCAACGGGCTGTGGAATTTTCTGACCCGAGCCGCCGCGCTCATCGGCGGATAA
- a CDS encoding mannose-1-phosphate guanylyltransferase/mannose-6-phosphate isomerase, with product MSDIVPVILCGGSGTRLWPLSRETYPKQFVDLGAGRTLFKDTVARAAAVAPNAAPVIVCNEAHRFYVNAALYQCGISGTVLLEPAPRNTAPAIALAALALAADGADPCMLVLPSDHAIADVDAFAAGVERAVRLADQGHIVTFGIAPTAAETGFGYIEQGAPLGEDGFAVARFVEKPDQANAEAMLAQGGFLWNSGMFLLRASVYLCELKRCAPGMAAACRAAWEGHKDDGVFHRPDKDAFLAAPADSIDYTVMEHTALAAVVPLVTSWSDLGSWEAFYQAGQADTEGNVCSGDVLLEGAAHCYCNATHRLLAVMGVRDLVVVETRDAVLVAPREQAQDVKKIVNRLQRAGRPECRQHPQVYRPWGSYETLVLDGRFQVKRIIVSPGGELSLQMHHHRAEHWVVVSGTAEVTNGDVTRLYTENQSTYIPVGTRHRLKNPGVIPLVLIEIQSGSYLGEDDIVRFADVYGRGDRA from the coding sequence ATGTCGGACATAGTTCCCGTTATTCTGTGCGGCGGCAGCGGCACGCGGCTTTGGCCCCTTTCCCGCGAAACCTACCCCAAGCAGTTTGTGGATCTGGGCGCAGGGCGTACCCTGTTCAAAGACACCGTAGCCCGTGCCGCCGCCGTGGCCCCCAATGCGGCCCCCGTCATCGTCTGCAATGAGGCGCACCGCTTTTATGTGAATGCGGCGCTCTACCAATGCGGAATCAGCGGCACGGTGCTGCTGGAGCCCGCCCCGCGCAACACGGCGCCGGCCATTGCCCTGGCCGCGCTGGCCCTGGCGGCCGACGGCGCGGACCCCTGCATGCTGGTGCTGCCCTCGGACCACGCCATCGCGGACGTGGACGCCTTTGCGGCGGGCGTGGAGCGCGCCGTTCGCCTGGCGGACCAGGGGCATATCGTCACTTTCGGCATCGCACCCACGGCTGCGGAAACGGGCTTCGGCTATATCGAACAGGGCGCGCCCCTGGGCGAGGACGGTTTTGCCGTGGCCCGCTTTGTGGAAAAGCCCGACCAGGCCAACGCAGAAGCCATGCTGGCCCAGGGCGGCTTTTTGTGGAACAGCGGCATGTTTTTGCTGCGGGCTTCCGTGTATCTGTGCGAGCTGAAACGCTGCGCCCCGGGCATGGCCGCCGCTTGCCGCGCCGCCTGGGAAGGACACAAGGACGACGGCGTGTTCCACCGGCCGGACAAAGACGCTTTTCTGGCCGCGCCCGCCGATTCCATAGATTACACCGTCATGGAGCACACTGCCCTGGCCGCCGTCGTGCCGCTGGTCACGAGCTGGAGCGACCTGGGCTCCTGGGAAGCCTTTTATCAGGCTGGGCAGGCGGATACGGAAGGCAATGTCTGCAGCGGGGACGTGCTGCTGGAAGGGGCCGCCCACTGCTACTGCAACGCCACCCACCGGCTGCTGGCCGTCATGGGCGTGCGCGACCTGGTGGTGGTGGAAACGCGGGACGCCGTGCTGGTGGCCCCGCGGGAACAGGCCCAGGACGTCAAAAAAATCGTGAACCGCCTGCAACGCGCCGGCCGTCCCGAATGCCGTCAGCACCCACAGGTCTACCGGCCCTGGGGCAGCTACGAAACGCTTGTTCTGGACGGACGCTTTCAGGTCAAACGCATCATCGTCTCACCCGGCGGGGAACTCTCCCTGCAGATGCACCACCACCGCGCCGAGCACTGGGTGGTGGTGAGCGGCACGGCCGAGGTCACCAACGGCGATGTGACCCGACTGTACACTGAAAACCAGTCAACATATATTCCTGTCGGGACACGGCACCGGCTGAAGAACCCCGGCGTCATCCCTCTGGTGCTTATTGAAATCCAGTCCGGCTCCTATCTGGGCGAGGACGACATCGTGCGCTTTGCCGACGTCTACGGCCGGGGAGATCGTGCATAG
- a CDS encoding proton-conducting transporter membrane subunit: MFLFILALCILVAAAALCALLAVCRPSRAVGRAANLVGPYGAVAACLTGLYAVAVGPWSSVLAVRLPMGLPVGACDLGLDALSRLFLLPVFGLGMVCAVAGGLALRHENPRRHNLGAHWFFFLLLLLGLALVMTARDAVLFLPSWEIMSLAPFFLIDFNDGDSRVRDASWIYLVAAHLGAVALLAFFVLLWQTTGATTLLPGGALPLTLGTTGTGTLTALFILAVLGFGAKAGLAPLHVWLPEAHPAAPSHVSALLSGAMINAGLYGLTRTLGLLAPAGAAPEWWGWALLLLGLSTGLMGILKAAAQSNLKRLLAYSSVENIGLMVLGLGAGLVGQANGNAWIAVLGFGGALLHMCNHAAFKGLLFLCAGEVLHATGTVRMPLLGGLQRRLPLLGAFFAVGAAAIACLPPLNGFTGELALALALLDAPTLSGVERQMGLLLALAGLAAISGLAAALYAKAYGITFLGEPRSPFAATAHPCSWRTLWPLALPAALCLGGGLAGPWLFDLAAAAAQSALPLPASLADAGRAGLTQARLSMTAVAQVGGAGLALTLLLLLARRLLLKKRPVQAVPTWGCGFQGASPRIQYTDAGFSEPTAKIFAPVMGLKTRLEMDSGLFPQTGELYVSAPDRLRSGLFTPLFTAVESLCNACKVIQHGKIHLYILYILATLVALLVWGLRS; this comes from the coding sequence ATGTTTCTTTTCATTCTGGCTCTCTGCATTCTTGTGGCCGCCGCAGCCCTCTGCGCCTTGCTGGCCGTGTGCCGTCCTTCCAGGGCCGTTGGCCGCGCGGCCAACCTGGTGGGCCCATACGGGGCCGTCGCCGCCTGCCTTACAGGGCTTTACGCCGTGGCTGTCGGGCCGTGGAGCTCCGTCCTTGCCGTGCGCCTGCCCATGGGGCTGCCCGTGGGCGCGTGCGACCTGGGGCTGGACGCCCTGAGCCGCCTGTTCCTGCTGCCGGTCTTCGGCCTGGGCATGGTCTGCGCCGTTGCCGGCGGTCTGGCCCTGCGGCATGAGAATCCCAGACGTCACAACCTGGGCGCACACTGGTTTTTCTTCCTCTTGCTGCTGCTGGGCCTGGCCCTGGTCATGACCGCACGCGACGCCGTGCTTTTTTTGCCCTCGTGGGAAATCATGTCCCTCGCGCCCTTTTTTCTCATTGATTTCAACGATGGCGACAGCCGGGTGCGCGACGCCTCCTGGATCTACCTGGTGGCGGCCCACCTGGGGGCCGTGGCTCTGCTGGCCTTTTTCGTCCTGCTCTGGCAGACCACGGGCGCAACCACCCTGCTGCCGGGCGGCGCGCTGCCCCTGACGCTGGGCACGACCGGCACGGGCACGCTTACGGCCCTCTTCATCCTGGCCGTCCTCGGCTTCGGGGCCAAGGCCGGGCTTGCGCCCCTGCACGTCTGGCTGCCCGAAGCCCACCCCGCCGCGCCGAGCCACGTTTCCGCCCTGCTTTCCGGGGCCATGATCAACGCCGGACTGTACGGCCTGACCCGCACGCTCGGCCTGCTGGCCCCGGCGGGCGCGGCTCCGGAATGGTGGGGCTGGGCCCTGCTGCTGCTGGGCCTTTCCACCGGGCTTATGGGCATTCTCAAGGCCGCCGCGCAAAGCAACCTGAAGCGCCTGCTGGCCTATTCCAGCGTGGAGAACATAGGCCTCATGGTCCTGGGCCTGGGCGCGGGGCTGGTGGGACAGGCCAACGGCAATGCCTGGATCGCCGTCCTGGGCTTCGGCGGCGCGCTGCTGCACATGTGCAACCACGCGGCCTTCAAGGGCCTGCTGTTTCTCTGCGCGGGCGAAGTGCTGCACGCCACGGGCACGGTGCGCATGCCCCTGTTGGGCGGTCTGCAACGGCGGCTGCCGTTGCTGGGGGCCTTTTTTGCCGTAGGCGCGGCCGCCATTGCCTGCCTGCCGCCCCTGAACGGCTTTACGGGCGAATTAGCTCTGGCCCTGGCCCTGCTGGACGCCCCCACCCTGTCGGGCGTGGAACGCCAGATGGGCCTGCTGCTGGCCCTGGCCGGACTGGCGGCCATCAGCGGCCTGGCGGCGGCCCTCTACGCCAAGGCTTACGGCATCACCTTTCTCGGTGAGCCGCGTTCGCCCTTTGCGGCCACGGCCCACCCGTGTTCCTGGCGGACGCTCTGGCCCCTGGCCCTGCCCGCCGCGCTCTGCCTCGGCGGCGGACTGGCCGGACCGTGGCTGTTTGACCTGGCCGCCGCAGCCGCCCAGAGCGCCCTGCCCCTGCCCGCGTCCCTGGCGGATGCGGGCCGCGCCGGGCTGACCCAGGCCCGTTTGAGTATGACGGCCGTGGCCCAGGTGGGCGGCGCGGGTCTGGCCCTGACGCTGCTCCTGTTGCTGGCGCGGCGTTTGCTGCTCAAAAAACGCCCGGTGCAGGCCGTGCCCACCTGGGGCTGCGGCTTTCAGGGGGCATCGCCGCGCATCCAGTACACCGACGCGGGCTTTTCCGAACCCACGGCCAAAATTTTTGCTCCGGTCATGGGCCTGAAAACCCGCCTGGAGATGGATTCCGGCCTGTTCCCACAGACGGGCGAGCTGTATGTCAGCGCGCCGGACCGCCTGCGCAGCGGACTGTTCACCCCTCTGTTCACAGCTGTGGAAAGCCTGTGCAATGCCTGCAAGGTCATCCAGCACGGCAAGATCCACCTCTATATCCTTTATATTCTGGCCACCCTGGTGGCCCTGCTGGTCTGGGGGCTGCGTTCATGA
- a CDS encoding NADH-quinone oxidoreductase subunit C — MLFDYRDTVPLKGMPPVSVEELGDTVRRRLAEGWRLLVLCGLPDADAPRDKPEEVTLCCVLAQDSSHYLEALRTPPLRSFPSLASVCPQAQLFEREIWEQWGVEPLGHPWLKPVRRIPDAAEAAARTQREGGPCAAQATPAAAPYPFFRVKGEEIHEVAVGPVHAGVIEPGHFRFQCYGENVLHLEIALGYQHRGLERLVLEGPPHCRLPLLECAAGDTSVGHATAHCVLLERLAGSVAAPRAQRLRRIGLELERLANHVGDLGAIAGDTGFLPTSSWNGRIRGDFLNLTASLCGNRFGRGLLRPGGSGHDLDPEQCADLLARVREAGRDARGAVDVMLHSQSVLDRLTGTGALTTATARELGLTGPAARACGLALDARFHFPLADLPTAGCAPRVAQGGDVLARTLVRSAELDDSLRLLELDLSALANMPGCAAAPATEPLAPLPPDTLAVAQVEGWRGEICHLAVTGPDGGLRVYKVVDPSFRNWPGLAVALRGNQISDFPLCNKSFNLSYCGHDL; from the coding sequence ATGTTGTTTGACTACCGCGATACCGTGCCCCTGAAAGGCATGCCGCCGGTTTCCGTAGAGGAGCTGGGCGATACTGTGCGTCGTCGTCTGGCCGAAGGCTGGCGGCTGCTGGTCCTGTGCGGCCTGCCGGATGCGGACGCCCCCAGGGACAAACCCGAAGAAGTCACCCTGTGCTGTGTACTGGCGCAGGACAGTTCACACTATCTGGAGGCCCTGCGCACCCCGCCCCTGCGCAGTTTTCCTTCCCTCGCGTCCGTCTGTCCGCAAGCCCAGCTCTTTGAGCGCGAAATCTGGGAACAGTGGGGCGTGGAGCCCCTGGGGCACCCCTGGCTCAAGCCCGTGCGCCGCATCCCCGACGCGGCGGAAGCCGCAGCCCGCACCCAGAGGGAAGGCGGCCCCTGTGCGGCGCAGGCCACGCCCGCTGCAGCCCCTTATCCCTTTTTTCGGGTGAAGGGCGAAGAAATCCATGAGGTGGCCGTGGGGCCGGTGCACGCCGGGGTCATCGAGCCAGGGCACTTCCGTTTTCAGTGTTACGGCGAAAACGTGCTGCATCTGGAAATCGCCTTGGGCTACCAACACCGGGGCCTGGAGCGTCTCGTGCTGGAGGGGCCGCCGCACTGCCGTCTGCCGCTGCTGGAGTGCGCGGCAGGAGACACCAGCGTGGGGCACGCCACGGCCCACTGCGTGCTGCTGGAACGCCTGGCGGGCAGCGTAGCGGCCCCGCGCGCCCAGCGCCTGCGGCGCATAGGGCTGGAACTGGAACGGCTCGCCAACCATGTGGGTGACCTGGGGGCCATTGCCGGCGATACGGGCTTTCTGCCCACGTCCTCCTGGAATGGCCGCATCCGCGGCGATTTTCTCAACCTTACGGCCAGCCTCTGCGGCAACCGCTTTGGCCGGGGCCTGCTGCGGCCCGGCGGCTCGGGCCACGACCTTGACCCGGAGCAGTGCGCCGACCTGCTGGCCCGCGTACGCGAGGCAGGACGCGACGCGCGCGGGGCCGTGGACGTCATGCTGCACAGCCAGAGCGTGCTGGATCGCCTCACCGGCACGGGCGCGCTCACAACGGCCACAGCGCGGGAACTGGGCCTGACCGGCCCGGCGGCGCGGGCCTGCGGACTGGCGCTGGACGCGCGCTTCCACTTCCCCCTGGCGGACCTGCCCACCGCGGGCTGCGCCCCGCGCGTGGCGCAAGGCGGCGACGTGCTGGCCCGCACCCTGGTCCGCAGCGCGGAGCTGGACGACTCCCTGCGGCTGCTGGAGCTGGACCTCTCCGCCTTGGCGAACATGCCGGGCTGCGCCGCCGCCCCCGCAACGGAGCCCCTGGCCCCCCTGCCGCCCGACACCCTGGCCGTGGCCCAGGTAGAAGGCTGGCGCGGCGAAATCTGCCACTTGGCCGTCACCGGTCCGGACGGCGGACTGCGGGTCTACAAGGTCGTGGACCCTTCGTTCCGCAACTGGCCGGGCCTGGCCGTAGCCCTGCGCGGCAACCAGATCTCCGACTTTCCGCTCTGCAACAAGAGCTTCAACCTTTCTTACTGCGGCCACGATTTGTGA